A part of Variovorax sp. HW608 genomic DNA contains:
- a CDS encoding RNA-guided endonuclease InsQ/TnpB family protein, translated as MQDIKAYRFQMRTRPKVEAQLRRFAGMGRWVWCRALAEQRARHARGEKYAGYAQMCTWLTDWRNDPKTGWLADGPVHPQQQVLRRLDEAYKRFFATVKAGGGRAGPPRFKRYGEEPGIRFPDPKQFVLDAANGRLKLPKLGWVRLRMSQPLDGVVRNVSVTREGERWFVSLQVESKEVAPALDVAPTLGIDLGLAKFAALSDETSVEPLKALERQQRRLARYQRAVARKKKGSTNRRKAVVRLGNLYRRIARQRSDWLHKLTTELADRHAVIALEDLRIASMSASARGTVEAPGKNVRAKAGLNRGILDAAWGEFARQLAYKVQWRGGRVILVNPAYTSRTCRCCGHERAENRKTQAVFSCAACGHTENADVHAAKNILAAGRATWLSERQGARSHACGGDVSRKAAARPPRAAPAKQEPTEAKALA; from the coding sequence ATGCAGGACATCAAGGCATACCGCTTCCAGATGCGTACTCGACCGAAGGTCGAGGCGCAGCTGCGCCGGTTCGCCGGCATGGGGCGCTGGGTGTGGTGCCGGGCGCTTGCCGAGCAGCGCGCGCGGCACGCGCGAGGCGAGAAGTACGCCGGCTATGCGCAGATGTGCACCTGGCTCACGGACTGGCGCAACGACCCGAAGACCGGCTGGCTGGCCGACGGGCCGGTCCACCCGCAGCAGCAGGTGCTGCGGCGGCTGGACGAGGCGTACAAGCGATTCTTCGCGACCGTGAAGGCTGGCGGCGGGCGCGCAGGGCCGCCGAGGTTCAAGCGCTACGGCGAAGAGCCAGGCATCCGCTTTCCCGATCCAAAGCAGTTCGTCTTGGACGCGGCTAATGGCCGCCTCAAGCTCCCCAAGCTCGGTTGGGTGCGCCTGCGCATGAGCCAGCCGCTCGATGGGGTGGTGCGCAACGTCAGCGTCACCCGCGAGGGTGAGCGCTGGTTCGTCTCGCTGCAGGTCGAGTCGAAGGAGGTTGCGCCGGCGCTCGATGTCGCGCCGACTCTCGGCATCGACCTGGGGCTCGCCAAGTTCGCGGCGCTGAGTGACGAGACGTCGGTCGAGCCCCTGAAGGCGCTGGAGCGCCAGCAGCGGCGACTCGCGCGCTATCAGCGCGCCGTGGCGCGCAAGAAGAAGGGCTCGACCAACCGCCGCAAGGCGGTGGTGCGGCTGGGTAACCTGTATCGCAGGATCGCCCGACAGCGCAGCGACTGGCTGCACAAGCTCACGACCGAGTTGGCCGATCGGCACGCGGTGATCGCTCTGGAGGACCTTCGCATCGCCAGCATGAGCGCCTCGGCGCGCGGCACGGTCGAGGCGCCAGGGAAGAACGTTCGCGCGAAGGCGGGCCTCAACCGCGGCATCCTCGATGCCGCGTGGGGCGAGTTCGCGCGGCAGCTCGCGTACAAGGTGCAGTGGCGAGGCGGCCGGGTCATCCTAGTCAACCCCGCGTACACAAGCCGGACGTGCCGCTGTTGCGGCCATGAGCGCGCGGAGAACCGGAAGACGCAGGCCGTCTTCAGCTGTGCGGCCTGTGGCCACACGGAAAACGCGGACGTGCACGCCGCGAAGAACATTCTGGCCGCGGGGCGCGCGACCTGGCTCAGCGAGCGGCAAGGCGCGCGCAGCCATGCCTGTGGAGGAGACGTCAGTCGCAAAGCGGCCGCAAGGCCGCCTCGCGCAGCTCCTGCGAAGCAGGAACCCACCGAAGCAAAGGCGTTGGCATGA
- a CDS encoding OmpA family protein, whose amino-acid sequence MQWALNEAFAAARARSGGEIVVTGHTDTVGTVAHNDELSRVRAALVRQIFVDRGSSPIASRRSAEVRASPPSRRATRSRSPGTAA is encoded by the coding sequence TTGCAGTGGGCGCTCAACGAAGCCTTTGCCGCTGCACGGGCGCGCAGCGGCGGCGAGATCGTCGTGACCGGCCATACCGACACCGTCGGGACGGTCGCGCACAACGACGAACTCTCGCGCGTGCGCGCGGCACTGGTGCGACAGATCTTCGTGGACAGAGGCTCCAGCCCGATCGCGTCGAGGCGGTCGGCCGAGGTGCGCGCGAGCCCGCCATCCAGACGGGCGACGAGGTCGCGGAGCCCCGGAACCGCCGCGTGA
- a CDS encoding RNA-guided endonuclease InsQ/TnpB family protein has translation MCATVPTVSVWPVTTISPPLRARAAAKASLSAHCNAGVSAVSDLGLAKFAALSDETSVEPLQALSRQQRRLARYQRAVARKKKGSANRRKAVARLGNLHRKIARQRSDWLHKLTTDLADRHAVIALEDLRIVNMTASARGTAQARGRNVRAKAGLNRGILDAAWGEFARQLVYKVQWRGGRVILVNPAYTSRTCRCCGHESAENRKSQANFACVACGHTENADVHAAKNVLAAGRAAWLSERQGALGDACGGDVSREAAERPSRAAPAKQEPTEAKALAGAHLRPTPAQ, from the coding sequence TTGTGCGCGACCGTCCCGACGGTGTCGGTATGGCCGGTCACGACGATCTCGCCGCCGCTGCGCGCCCGTGCAGCGGCAAAGGCTTCGTTGAGCGCCCACTGCAATGCCGGCGTCAGCGCGGTTTCGGACCTGGGGCTTGCCAAGTTCGCGGCGCTGAGCGACGAGACGTCGGTCGAGCCGCTGCAGGCGCTGTCGCGCCAGCAGCGCCGCCTCGCGCGCTATCAGCGCGCGGTGGCGCGCAAGAAGAAGGGCTCGGCCAATCGCCGCAAGGCGGTGGCGCGTCTCGGCAACCTGCACCGTAAGATCGCCCGCCAGCGCAGCGACTGGCTGCACAAGCTCACGACCGACCTGGCAGACAGGCACGCCGTCATTGCGCTGGAAGACCTTCGCATCGTCAACATGACCGCTTCGGCGCGCGGCACGGCCCAGGCGCGGGGGCGAAACGTTCGAGCGAAGGCCGGCCTCAATCGCGGCATCCTCGATGCCGCGTGGGGCGAGTTCGCGCGGCAACTCGTGTACAAGGTGCAGTGGCGAGGCGGCCGGGTCATCCTGGTCAATCCCGCATACACGAGCCGCACGTGCCGCTGTTGCGGGCACGAGAGTGCAGAAAATCGGAAAAGTCAGGCGAATTTCGCCTGCGTGGCCTGTGGCCACACGGAAAACGCGGATGTGCACGCCGCGAAGAACGTTCTAGCCGCGGGGCGCGCGGCTTGGCTGAGTGAGCGGCAAGGCGCGCTCGGCGATGCCTGTGGAGGAGATGTCAGTCGCGAAGCGGCCGAAAGGCCGTCTCGCGCTGCTCCGGCGAAGCAGGAACCCACCGAAGCAAAGGCGTTGGCAGGAGCTCACCTCAGGCCAACGCCCGCGCAGTAG
- a CDS encoding FecR domain-containing protein: MIQRSIARALCGLVLVCASASTLVQTAPNSPSAQAGVQAGVLKSVRGDVRLLATDGSMRTAQSGDVVAPIDRIVTGPTTQDGGMLIALLQGSARMITGLIGKTHPDAVRVETPTAVISIRGTDFIVQADPQP; this comes from the coding sequence GTGATCCAACGAAGCATCGCACGGGCCCTATGCGGCCTTGTTCTCGTCTGTGCCAGCGCGAGCACACTGGTACAGACCGCGCCCAATTCCCCCAGCGCGCAAGCCGGCGTGCAGGCGGGCGTCCTCAAGTCCGTGCGCGGGGACGTGCGCCTGCTCGCGACGGACGGATCGATGCGGACCGCCCAATCCGGCGACGTCGTCGCGCCCATCGACCGCATCGTGACCGGCCCGACCACGCAGGACGGCGGCATGCTGATCGCCCTGCTGCAGGGCTCTGCGCGGATGATCACCGGCCTGATCGGCAAGACGCATCCCGATGCGGTTCGCGTCGAGACGCCCACCGCGGTCATCAGTATTCGCGGCACCGATTTCATCGTTCAAGCCGACCCGCAACCTTGA
- a CDS encoding cation diffusion facilitator family transporter: MYSLLRFSRLSTLSPRALLRVSIAVALITIVLKGWAGYITNSMGLISDAMESFVNLASATFALVMVTIAMRPADEDHPYGHHKAEYFSSGFEGVLIVAAAVAIIWAAVARLLSPQPLEQLGWGLALSVLSSVFNGLLAFVLFRAAEVHRSIALEADARHLLSDVWTSVGVLVGVAAVALTGWLWLDPVLGIGVALNILREGVKLVWRSSQGLMDEALDAKTQSVLRATLERFAAGVPEGAQLRFDDMVTRRAGQRRFADLHMHVPGAWSLERAAGLRDALEQDLMDAVPGLRVTIQLLPLGMEARATQKEHSP; this comes from the coding sequence TTGTACTCTCTCCTCCGCTTCTCCAGGCTCTCCACATTGAGCCCGCGGGCGCTGCTGCGCGTCTCGATCGCGGTCGCCCTCATCACCATCGTGCTGAAGGGGTGGGCGGGGTACATCACGAACTCGATGGGCCTGATCTCGGACGCGATGGAGTCCTTCGTGAACCTCGCGAGCGCGACCTTCGCCCTGGTCATGGTCACGATCGCCATGCGTCCGGCGGACGAGGACCACCCCTATGGGCATCACAAGGCCGAATACTTCTCGTCGGGATTCGAAGGCGTCCTGATCGTCGCCGCCGCAGTCGCGATCATCTGGGCGGCGGTCGCGCGTCTCTTGTCGCCCCAGCCGCTCGAACAGCTCGGATGGGGGCTGGCGCTCTCGGTCCTGAGCTCGGTCTTCAACGGCCTGCTCGCCTTCGTGCTGTTTCGGGCGGCCGAGGTGCACCGTTCCATCGCGCTGGAGGCCGATGCGCGCCATCTGCTCAGCGACGTCTGGACGTCGGTCGGGGTGCTGGTCGGCGTCGCCGCGGTTGCACTGACGGGCTGGCTCTGGCTCGATCCCGTGCTGGGCATCGGCGTGGCGCTGAACATCCTGCGCGAAGGCGTGAAGCTGGTCTGGCGGTCATCGCAAGGGCTGATGGACGAGGCGCTGGATGCGAAGACCCAGTCCGTTCTGCGCGCCACCCTCGAGCGGTTCGCCGCCGGCGTCCCGGAAGGCGCACAGCTGCGCTTCGACGACATGGTCACCCGGCGCGCCGGACAGCGGCGCTTTGCCGATCTGCACATGCACGTGCCGGGCGCGTGGTCGCTGGAGCGCGCAGCCGGTCTGCGCGATGCGCTCGAGCAGGACCTGATGGACGCCGTGCCTGGTCTGCGCGTCACCATCCAGCTCCTGCCGCTCGGGATGGAGGCGCGCGCCACCCAAAAGGAACACTCGCCATGA